A region from the Camarhynchus parvulus chromosome 23, STF_HiC, whole genome shotgun sequence genome encodes:
- the RPL11 gene encoding 60S ribosomal protein L11: protein MAQDQGEKENPMRELRIRKLCLNICVGESGDRLTRAAKVLEQLTGQTPVFSKARYTVRSFGIRRNEKIAVHCTVRGAKAEEILEKGLKVREYELRKNNFSDTGNFGFGIQEHIDLGIKYDPSIGIYGLDFYVVLGRPGFSIADKKRRTGNIGAKHRIGKEEAMRWFQQKYDGIILPGK from the exons ATGGCG CAAGACCAAGGTGAGAAGGAGAACCCCATGCGGGAGCTGCGGATCCGCAAACTCTGCCTCAACATCTGCGTCGGGGAGAGCGGGGATCGGCTCACCCGCGCCGCcaaggtgctggagcagctcacgGGACAGACCCCCGTGTTCTCCAAAG CCCGGTACACGGTGAGGTCCTTCGGGATCAGGAGAAACGAGAAAATCGCTGTTCACTGCACGGTTCGCGGGGCCAAGGCAGAGGAGATTCTGGAGAAGGGGTTGAAG GTGCGAGAATACGAGTTGAGGAAAAACAACTTCTCAGACACGGGGAACTTTGGCTTTGGGATCCAGGAGCACATCGATCTGGGCATTAAATACGATCCCAGTATTGGGATCTACGGCCTGGATTTCTACGTG GTGCTGGGCAGGCCGGGTTTCAGCATTGCTGACAAGAAACGCAGGACTGGCAACATCGGGGCCAAGCACAGGATTGGGAAGGAGGAGGCCATGCGCTGGTTCCAGCAGAAG TATGATGGCATCATCCTTCCTGGTAAATGA